DNA from Amorphoplanes friuliensis DSM 7358:
ACCGTTTCACCGACCCCGCCGACGACCGCGTCTACCTCTACGCCCACATGTTCCTGGACGGTGCGCGGCGGATCTTCCCGTGCTTCGACCAGCCCGACCTCAAGGCGCCCTTCACGCTGCACGTGACGGCCCCGGACGGCTGGCTGGTGGCCGCCAACGGCGAGCCCGCGACCGAGCCCGCAGGTGGCAGCTGGCAGTTCGCGCCGACCAAGCCGCTGTCGACCTACTTCGTCTCGCTGATCGCCGGGCCCTATCACGCGCGCACCGACGAGCACGACGGCATCCCGCTGGCGCTCTACTGCCGCCAGGCGCTGGCCGAGCACCTCGACGAGCAGGCCGACGAGATCTTCACGATCACGAAGCAGTGCCTCGACCGCTATCACCAGATCTTCGACGTGCGCTATCCGTTCGGTCACTACCAGCAGGCGTTCGTGCCCGAGTTCAACTTCGGCGCCATGGAAAATCCGGGCCTGGTCGTCTTCCGGGACGAGTTCATCCACCGCTCGGCGGTCACCGACGGCGAACGCGAGCAGCGGGCCATGGTCATCGCGCACGAGATGGCCCATCAGTGGTTCGGCGACCTGGTCACCATGGCCTGGTGGGACGACCTCTGGCTCAACGAGTCCTTCGCCGAATATCTGGGCACCCGCATCACCGCCGAGGCCACCCGCTTCACCGAGACCTGGACGACTTTCGCGATGCACCGCAAGGCGTGGGGCATGCGCGCCGACCAGCGGCAGTCCACCCACCCGGTGGCGCCCAGCGACGTCGACGACACCGCCCTGGCCCTGCTCAACTTCGACGGCATCTCCTACGCCAAGGGCGCGGCGGTCCTGCGCCAGCTGGTCGCCTGGGTCGGTGACGAGGCCTTCCTCGCGGGCCTCAACGAGCACTTCGCGGCCCACGCGTACGCGAACGCCACCCTGGCCGACCTGCTCGCAGCCGTCTCCAAGGCCAGCGGCCGGGACCTGAGCGCCTGGGCCGACCTGTGGCTGCGCCGCGCCCAGGTCAACACCCTGCGGGCCGAGGTCCAGCGCGACGCCGACGACCGGTACGCGGACGTCACGATCGTGCAGACCGCCCCCGAGCAGTACCCGACCCTGCGCCCGCACCGCATCGGCGTCGGGCTCTACGACCGCGGCCCCGACGGCGTCGTGGTGCGCCGCCGCCGGCTCGACGTCGACATCGACCCGGCCGTGGACGGCGGGCGCACCCCGTTGCCCGAGCTGACCGGCGAGCCCGCGGCGGACCTGCTGCTGATCAACGACGGCGACCTCACGTACGCGAAGGTGCGGCTCGACGAGGCCTCGGCTGCCGCCGTACCGATGATCCTGCCCCTGCTGGACGACTCGCTGGCCCGGGCGCTGGTCTGGAGCGCGACGCTGGACGCCGTCGAGGACGGCGAGCGCCCGGTCGCCGAGCTGGTCACGCTGGTTCTGGCGGCGCTGCCGGTCGAGCGTGAGGTGGTCCTGGTCGAGGACGTCCTGCGGATGACCCGCGTGCTCGTCGACCGTTACCCCACACCCGAGACCCGGCCCGCCGCACTGGAGCTCCTGGCGCAGGCCAGCGACCGGCTGGTGGCCGCGTCCGAGCCCGGCAGCTCCCGCCGGCTGGCCGGTGTCCGCGGACTGGTCGGCACGAGCGTCGACACCGCACGCCTGCGTGGCTGGCTCGACGGTGAGGGTGTGCCCGAGGGTGTGCTCGTCGACGACGACCTGCGCTGGCTGATCCTCTACCGCCTGGTGGTGCTGGGTGCCGCCGGTCCGGAGGACATCGAGGCGACGCTGGCGGCCGACCGCAGTGCGGCGGGGGAGCAGCAGGCGGCCCGGTGTCGCGCGGCGCTGCCCGACCCGGAGGCGAAGGCGCGCGCCTGGGATCTGATCATCAACGACACCACCTCGTCGAACCGGATCCTGGAGGCCACCGCGCACGGCTTCTGGCAGCCGGAGCAGCTCGCCCTGGTCACCCCGTACGTCGAGCGGTACTTCGCGGAGATGCCCGGGATGCTGCGCCGACGGACCGGGATGAGCGGGGAGCGGATCGCCGCGCAGGCCTATCCGTCGCTGGTCGTGACGCCGGAAACGCGGCGGCACGCCGCCGAGCTGCTGGCCACGCCGGACCTTTCGTCGATCCTGCGCCGGGTGGTCACGGATGGTGACGATGACGTCCGGCGCGCACTGCGTGCCCGAGGATAGATGATTTTGCCCTTTATCCCCCGATGGAGCCGTTAGCCTCGGCATACGGGGGTGAGCCGGTGGAGTGGTCCGAGGAACTGTCCAGTGGTCTGCTGCAAGCCGCACCGGACGCGATCCTGGTGATGGACGAGGGACGCATCGTCCTGGTCAACGATCGTGCCGTCGAGCTGTTCGGCTGGCCGCGGGCCGAGCTGCTGGGTCAGCACGCCCAGGTGCTGCTCACCGAGGCGGGACGTGCTTCCTACCCGGACTCCATGCGGCGCGATCCGGCCGGTCCGGAGCCCGAGCCCGGTCTGATGGGCACCATCTCCGTGGTGGTGCGGCGCCGCGACAACACGGAGTTTCCGGCCGAGGCGTCCCTGGCGCGGGTGCAGACCCCGCAGGGACGGCTGGCGGTGGCGGTCGTGCGGGACATGACCGAGCGCCAGCAGCTGCAGGCGGAGGCCGACCTCCAGCGCAGTGAGGTGCAGGAACACCGCAACCAGCGGCTCGAGGCGCTCGGCCAGCTCGCCGGTGGCATCGCGCACGACTTCAACAACATGCTCGGCGTGATCGTCAATTACGCCAACTTCGTGATCGAGGAAGCCGAGTCGCCCGAGCCGGACCTCAAGACCATCGCCGCCGACGCCCGCCAGGTCATCCGGGCCGGCGAGCGTGGCACGGACCTGACGCACCAGCTGCTGAAGTTCGCCCGCCGGGAGGTCGTCCGGCCCGTGGTGCTCGACCTCAACAGCGTCATCACCGACGTCGAGGAGCTGCTGCGCCACTCGATCGGCGAGCACATCACGCTGATCACCCGGCCGGCCGAGGTGCTGCCCCCGGTGACCTGCGACCCCGGTCAGATCGAACAGCTGCTGGTCAACCTGGCGGTCAACGCCCGCGACGCGATGCCCTCGGGCGGCAACCTGGTGATCGACACCGCCTGCTCGCGGCTCGAGGCCGGCGAGCACACCGATCTTGCACCCGGCGACTACGTGCGGCTGCGCATCTCCGACTCCGGCCAGGGCATGCCGCCCGACGTCGTCGAACGAGCCTTCGAGCCGTTCTTCACCACCAAGGCGAACGGCGAGGGCACCGGTCTGGGCCTGGCCACCGTGTACGGCATCGTCACGCAGGCCGGTGGCAGTGTCAGCCTGACCTCGGAGCCCGGACTCGGCACCACGGTGACCGTGCTGCTGCCCGCGGGTGCCATCGAGCAGGAGGCGGCACCCGTCCCCGCGCCGGTGCTGACCGCGGGCCACGGCGAGACGCTGCTGGTGGTCGAGGACGAGGCCGCCCTGCGGGACGTCGCCGGCCGGATCCTCTCCGGTGCGGGCTACCGCGTGCTGGCGGCCGACGGTGGCAGCCAGGCTCTCGAACTGGCCGCCCTGCACGAGGGCACGATCGACCTGCTGGTCAGTGACGTGGTGATGCCCGGGATGCTGGGCAAGGAGCTCGCCGAGCGCCTCACCGTGGTGCGCCCGGACACCCGGGTGCTCTACATGTCCGGGTACGCCCAGCCCGTACTGGCCTCGCAGGGCACGCTGGAGCCGGGGGTGGCCCTGCTGGAGAAGCCGTTCACCGCGGCGGATCTGCTCAGCGCCGTCCGGCGGCGTCTCGACGGCTGATCTAGGATTCGCCGGTGCAGAAAAGGCGCCGGATCGGCATCATGGGCGGCACCTTCGACCCGATCCACCACGGTCACCTGGTGGCGGCGAGCGAGGTGCAGAGCCGCTTCGACCTGGACGAGGTGGTTTTTGTCCCGACCGGTCAGCCCTATCAGAAAGGGCCGGTCAGCCCGGCCGAGGACCGGTACCTGATGACGGTGATCGCGACCGCGTCGAACCCGCGTTTCCAGGTCAGCCGGGCCGACGTCGACCGCGACGGCCCGACCTACACCGTCGACACCCTGCGCGACCTGCACGCGATCTTCGGCCCCGCCACCGACCTGTTCTTCATCACCGGTGCGGACGCGCTCGCGAAGATCCTGTCGTGGAAGGACGCCCTGGAGATGCTCTCGCTGGCGCACTTCGTCGGGGTCACGCGGCCGGGTTTCGAGCTCTCCGACGAGCACCTGCCGGCGGACTCCGTCACGCTCGTCGAGGTGCCCGCGATGGCCATCTCGTCGAGCGCCTGCCGCGCGCGGGTCGCCGAAGGGCAGCCGGTCTGGTATCTCGTACCCGATGGTGTGGTGCAGTACATCGCAAAGCGCGGACTTTATCGCCCCGAAGCTCCCGTTTTGAGCTAATCATCCGGGTAGAGATGTCATACCCGTATGAGAGGCTGGTAACTCTGAAACCGAACGAGGGGAGACCGGTGCCCGTCACCGAACGCGCCCGCGAGCTCGCGCTGACCGCCGCGCAGGCCGCGGCCGACAAAAAGGCGCAGGACATCGTCCTGATCGACGTCGCCGACCAGCTCTACATCACCGATGCGTTTGTCATCGCCTCGGCGGCCAACGAGCGGCAGGTCGGTTCGATCGTCGACGCCATCGAGGAAGCCCTCCTGGGCCTGCCCGAAAAGGCCAAGCCGATGCGCCGTGAGGGCGAGCGGCAGGGTCGCTGGGTGCTCCTCGACTACGTCGACATCGTGATCCACATCCAGCATGCCGAGGAGCGCGAGTTCTACGCCCTCGACAAGCTCTGGAAGGACTGCCCGACCATCGAGTTCGTCGACCGCGACCTGGCCGAGGCGGACGCCTCCACCGGCGCGGCATGACCACTCGGCTCATCGTCTGGCGGCACGGCAACACGGACTGGAACGCGGGCAACCGCGTCCAGGGCCAGACCGACGTGCCGCTGAACGATCTCGGCCGCCAGCAGGCCGTCGACGCCGCCGAGCTTCTCGTCCGCATGCGACCCGACGCGCTGGTCTCGAGCGACCTGCGCCGTGCCGCCGACACCGCGGCCGCGCTGGCCGCGCTGACCGGCCTGTCGGTGACCCACGACGAGCGGCTCCGCGAGCGTTCCTTCGGCCTCTGGCAAGGCCTCACCATGGCCGAGGTCGCCGAGACCCGGCCGGAGGAGCACGCCCGCTGGGCCGCCGGCGCCGACGTCATCGGCGGCGAGGTGGAGACGCTCGAAGACCTGGGCAAACGGGTCGCCGACGCGCTCCAGGCCGCCGCCGACGGGGTCGGGCCCGACGGCACGGTCATCGTCGCCACGCACGGTGCGGCCGCGCGTTCCGGCGTCGGTCACCTGCTCGGCTGGCCGCGGGAGCAGCTGCGCACCCTGCGCGCCCTGCAGAATTGTCACTGGGTGGAGCTCACCCACGACACCGCGCGGGGCTGGCAGATCGCGACCTACAACGTCGGGCCGTTCTCCGACCGCCCGGTCCCTCCGCCAGTTTGATCCCCCTCGCGGGGAACGACCCAGCGGGTGGGTAGCGTCCAAGCCACCATGACTATTCGACGCCTCACTCTGCCTCTGCTGGTGATCCTGGCCCTAGCAGGGTGCGCCAACGGCTCCGCGGACTCCGCCGAGCCCGCCGGCGCTCCCGCCCCCGCCTCCGCCGTCCCCTCTTCCGCCGTCCCCACGGAAGAGCCCAGCGCCGGCAAGCCCACCGAGACCGGCAGCAAGACCCTCTCCGGCACGATCACCGCCGGGGTCGAGCCCAACTGCCTCCTCCTCGACGACCACCTGCTGATCTTCGACGACGCGGCGCTCAAGTCGGTCGCCAAGGACGGCGCCTCCGTCACGGTCACCGGCCGTGCCGCCCAGGGCATGATGACCACCTGCCAGCAGGGCACGCCGTTCGTCGTGAGCTCCATCCGCGCGAATTAAAGGTTCATCGGCTACGGTGCCCGCATGCCCGTCGCGGTCGTCACCGACTCCACCGCGTACCTGCCGTCCGAGCTGAGCGGGACGTACGACCTCACCGTCGTCCCGCTCACCGTTGTCATCAACGGCGCCGAGGGCCTCGAAGGCCTCGAGATCTCGCCGGCCGAGGTCGCCCGTGCGCTCGGTCAGCGACGGGTCGCCGTCAGCACCTCCCGGCCCGCGCCGTCGCAGTTCGTCGCGGCGTACAGGAAACTACTGGAGGCCGGCGCGGACGGCATCGTCTCCGTGCACCTGTCGTCCCAGCTCTCCGGCACGTTCGACGCCGCGACCCTGGCGGCGGCCGAGATCGGACCGCAGGTCCAGGTCGTCGACAGCGGGACAACCGGCATGGGCCTGGGATTTGCCGCGCTCGCTGCCGCCACAGCGGCCCGCGGCGGGTCGGACCTCGACACGGTACGCCGGGCCGCGGCCGACCACTCCGCCCAGGTCAGCACGCTGTTCTACGTGGACACGCTGGAGTTCCTGCGGCGCGGCGGCCGGATCGGCGCGGCCTCGGCCCTGCTCGGCACCGCACTTTCCGTCAAGCCGATCCTGCACGTGGTGGACGGCTCGATCGTCGTCCGCGACAAGGTCCGCACGGCCGGCCGTGCCCTCGCCCGGCTCGTCGATCTGGCTGTCGAAGCGTCCGGTGACGGCGACGTCGACATCGCGGTGCACCACCTCGGCGCCCACGACCGCGCCGGAGCGCTGGCCGACGCCGTGACGATGCGCCTCGGCGACCGGCTCCGCGACTGCTACATCACCGAGATCGGGGCGGTCGTGGCCGCCCACGTCGGCCCCGGCGTCGCAGGTGTGGTCGTGCACCGACGGGTCCCTTAACCCGGCCAGGCTTCCCCGTGCCAGCGTCGTGGTGTCAGCGGGGTCGGTGTCAGATGGGGCTCGACCTCCGACCACGGACGGATCGTGTCGCCGAACTGCACCTCGTCGGCCTTGGGGAGCAGGGCCGGCTCGTCCTTGGGCCACAGCGCGCGGGTGCGGCCGTCGTCGGCGATCAGCAGCTCGGCGGCCAGGGGCAACTGCTCGGCCTGCCGGGCGTACTCCTTGGCGGCGAGGACGGCTTCGGCGCGGCGTACACAGATCTCGTACGGGGAGCCCCGCCCGGCCTGGTAGGGCACCGTGCGGCCGGTGTCGTCGCTGACGTAGGCCATCGGGGTGATCGCCCGCGGTGAGTCCAGGTAAGCGGCCTCCGCCTGCGCGAACAGCCGTGGCAGGTGGTCGCTGCCATCCGCGGTGACCAGCAACGAACCGCGTTCGGGCGCAAAAGCAACCGGGCGCCCCCCGACCTGACCGGCCAGCCCGGCCAGCCACCCGTCCAGCAGCAGATGCGACGTCCAGTAGGCATCCCCGTCGTCGACGAACTGCACCACCATCGGCTCGGTGGCCGACCCGACCAGCGTCGCCGCGGACAGATTGGCCCGGGCCGCCGCGAACACCTCACCGGGCTCCACACCCCAGCCGTGATCGGCCGCGACGTAGGTCATCGTGTCCGGGTGGTCCACCACCACGAACTCGGAGAGAAACGGCAGGGCGGGCCGGCTCAGCGGCGCACTGACGTCCGCCGGTGTGGTGGCACCCCGCAGCACGGGGCGCAGCAGCGGCTTCGCCTCTTCCCACGTCGCCGGCAGACCCGGATGCCGCAGGAAACCGCCGACAAAACGGTCGACCCGCGCCCGCCGTCCCCGGCCCCGCTGGGCCAGCAGACCGTCGAGCCGCAACACGGTCGGCACCGGGTCGCCCTCCGGAGTGAACCGCACGGAGAACGTGGCCGAGTGATAGCGGGCGTCGGCGACCCCGGCACGGCGCAGACGCCTGATGACCTGGCTGGCCAGACGTGCCCGGGCGACTCTCTGGAACAGGCCCACGCCCCGTCCCCCTCTCACCGGCGGCCGACCTTATCGCAGCGCAGCGCCCTCCGGAACCTCGGTCCGCCGGCCGGTGACCGCCCGCGCATCCAGGTCATCGTCCTCGACCAGAGCCGGATGCAACCCGGCCGCCCGTACGACATCGACGGCCGTGGTGATCTGCGCCTCGGTGATCTCCGAGAGCAGCAGGCCGCCGGGCGCCAGCCACGCGGCCGCTCCGGCGACCACAGCCCGGAAGACGTCGAGCCCGTCGTTTCCCCCGTCCAGGGCGTTGTGCGGCTCGTGATCCCGCGCCTCGGCCGGTAGCAGCGGAATGTGCCTGGTCGCGACGTAGGGGACGTTGGCCAGCAGGATGTCGACGTGCCCCCTGAGCGCTGCCGGCAGCGCCTCGAAAAGGTCACCCAGGAAGACGTCACCGACGAGGTTGTCGCGAGCGCACTCGACGGCGGCCTCGTCGTTGTCCGCGGCGTAGAGGGTGATGTCCGGTCGTTGGTGCCGCAAGGCCAGGCCGAGCGCCCCGGAACCGCAACAAAGGTCGACAACGGTCTTCCCGGCCTCGGCGGCGGCGGTGCGCACGAGGAGCCCGCTGCGGACCCGCGGGACAAAAACGCCGGGACGCAGCTTCACGCGCACACCGCAGAAATCCGCGAAGCCGACAACCTGCTCCAAAGGCTCACCCTGCGCCCGCCTC
Protein-coding regions in this window:
- the pepN gene encoding aminopeptidase N, producing the protein MPSLTRAEAIARAATVAVTAYEIDLDLTAAGDTFRSRTVLRFDAKAGETTFVELEPAELISATLNGTPVDASALAEERLALTGLAQSNELVVEALMTYSNTGEGLHRFTDPADDRVYLYAHMFLDGARRIFPCFDQPDLKAPFTLHVTAPDGWLVAANGEPATEPAGGSWQFAPTKPLSTYFVSLIAGPYHARTDEHDGIPLALYCRQALAEHLDEQADEIFTITKQCLDRYHQIFDVRYPFGHYQQAFVPEFNFGAMENPGLVVFRDEFIHRSAVTDGEREQRAMVIAHEMAHQWFGDLVTMAWWDDLWLNESFAEYLGTRITAEATRFTETWTTFAMHRKAWGMRADQRQSTHPVAPSDVDDTALALLNFDGISYAKGAAVLRQLVAWVGDEAFLAGLNEHFAAHAYANATLADLLAAVSKASGRDLSAWADLWLRRAQVNTLRAEVQRDADDRYADVTIVQTAPEQYPTLRPHRIGVGLYDRGPDGVVVRRRRLDVDIDPAVDGGRTPLPELTGEPAADLLLINDGDLTYAKVRLDEASAAAVPMILPLLDDSLARALVWSATLDAVEDGERPVAELVTLVLAALPVEREVVLVEDVLRMTRVLVDRYPTPETRPAALELLAQASDRLVAASEPGSSRRLAGVRGLVGTSVDTARLRGWLDGEGVPEGVLVDDDLRWLILYRLVVLGAAGPEDIEATLAADRSAAGEQQAARCRAALPDPEAKARAWDLIINDTTSSNRILEATAHGFWQPEQLALVTPYVERYFAEMPGMLRRRTGMSGERIAAQAYPSLVVTPETRRHAAELLATPDLSSILRRVVTDGDDDVRRALRARG
- a CDS encoding hybrid sensor histidine kinase/response regulator; translation: MEWSEELSSGLLQAAPDAILVMDEGRIVLVNDRAVELFGWPRAELLGQHAQVLLTEAGRASYPDSMRRDPAGPEPEPGLMGTISVVVRRRDNTEFPAEASLARVQTPQGRLAVAVVRDMTERQQLQAEADLQRSEVQEHRNQRLEALGQLAGGIAHDFNNMLGVIVNYANFVIEEAESPEPDLKTIAADARQVIRAGERGTDLTHQLLKFARREVVRPVVLDLNSVITDVEELLRHSIGEHITLITRPAEVLPPVTCDPGQIEQLLVNLAVNARDAMPSGGNLVIDTACSRLEAGEHTDLAPGDYVRLRISDSGQGMPPDVVERAFEPFFTTKANGEGTGLGLATVYGIVTQAGGSVSLTSEPGLGTTVTVLLPAGAIEQEAAPVPAPVLTAGHGETLLVVEDEAALRDVAGRILSGAGYRVLAADGGSQALELAALHEGTIDLLVSDVVMPGMLGKELAERLTVVRPDTRVLYMSGYAQPVLASQGTLEPGVALLEKPFTAADLLSAVRRRLDG
- the nadD gene encoding nicotinate-nucleotide adenylyltransferase, coding for MGGTFDPIHHGHLVAASEVQSRFDLDEVVFVPTGQPYQKGPVSPAEDRYLMTVIATASNPRFQVSRADVDRDGPTYTVDTLRDLHAIFGPATDLFFITGADALAKILSWKDALEMLSLAHFVGVTRPGFELSDEHLPADSVTLVEVPAMAISSSACRARVAEGQPVWYLVPDGVVQYIAKRGLYRPEAPVLS
- the rsfS gene encoding ribosome silencing factor, whose product is MPVTERARELALTAAQAAADKKAQDIVLIDVADQLYITDAFVIASAANERQVGSIVDAIEEALLGLPEKAKPMRREGERQGRWVLLDYVDIVIHIQHAEEREFYALDKLWKDCPTIEFVDRDLAEADASTGAA
- a CDS encoding histidine phosphatase family protein; translated protein: MTTRLIVWRHGNTDWNAGNRVQGQTDVPLNDLGRQQAVDAAELLVRMRPDALVSSDLRRAADTAAALAALTGLSVTHDERLRERSFGLWQGLTMAEVAETRPEEHARWAAGADVIGGEVETLEDLGKRVADALQAAADGVGPDGTVIVATHGAAARSGVGHLLGWPREQLRTLRALQNCHWVELTHDTARGWQIATYNVGPFSDRPVPPPV
- a CDS encoding DegV family protein; amino-acid sequence: MPVAVVTDSTAYLPSELSGTYDLTVVPLTVVINGAEGLEGLEISPAEVARALGQRRVAVSTSRPAPSQFVAAYRKLLEAGADGIVSVHLSSQLSGTFDAATLAAAEIGPQVQVVDSGTTGMGLGFAALAAATAARGGSDLDTVRRAAADHSAQVSTLFYVDTLEFLRRGGRIGAASALLGTALSVKPILHVVDGSIVVRDKVRTAGRALARLVDLAVEASGDGDVDIAVHHLGAHDRAGALADAVTMRLGDRLRDCYITEIGAVVAAHVGPGVAGVVVHRRVP
- a CDS encoding putative protein N(5)-glutamine methyltransferase, whose amino-acid sequence is MTASDLTDAVRRLRAAGCVFAEDEAAVLAAAAQDATHLDALIERRAQGEPLEQVVGFADFCGVRVKLRPGVFVPRVRSGLLVRTAAAEAGKTVVDLCCGSGALGLALRHQRPDITLYAADNDEAAVECARDNLVGDVFLGDLFEALPAALRGHVDILLANVPYVATRHIPLLPAEARDHEPHNALDGGNDGLDVFRAVVAGAAAWLAPGGLLLSEITEAQITTAVDVVRAAGLHPALVEDDDLDARAVTGRRTEVPEGAALR